The genomic segment ACAAAATTAACCGTATCACACCCGGAGCAGTTTCCCCTTCTGTAAAACCACCTTAAACGGCTTCATTATTACTTAACTGAGAACAAGTGATCATTGGGACAGTCATGATCACTAGGCTGTTAACCATTTCTTTTACCAACAAAATATTATCTAAATCTTACCAAATGCTATTGACATCTTTGACAGTTTTCAACAATGCGTCTAATGTTATTACTGTATATAAAAACAGACTGGACATACTGCCATGACTCAAGCTCGTTCTTCGCTGATTTCTCTGCAAGACACACCTTATTACCACTGTATCTCTCGTTGCGTCCGAAAAGCGTATTTATGCGGCGAAGATCAGCAAAGTGGTCAGTGCTTCGATCATCGTAAAATATGGCTAATAGAGAGAATCAGGCTACTATCTCAAGTATTCTCTATCGATATTTGTGCCTACGCCATTATGTCTAATCATTATCATTTAGTGCTTCACGTCGATGAAAAAAAAGCAAAAGGCTGGTCTAATTATCAAGTGATACAACGTTGGACCAAACTTTATCGTCCTTTGCCCTTGATAGAGCGATATTCAAACAATGAATTGACGGAAAAACCTGAAATAGATTGTGCGGAGAAAATAATTCATCAATGGCGAGAAAGACTGATGGATATCTCATGGTTTATGAAAAACCTTAATGAGTACATTGCTCGCCAAGCCAACAAAGAAGACCAATGTACCGGACGGTTTTGGGAAGGACGCTTTAAATCTCAAGCTCTACTTGATGAGCGGGCGCTGTTAAGTTGTATGGCTTATGTAGACTTAAACCCGGTACATTCAGGCTTAGTAAATCGACTCGAGGACAGCGAATTTACCTCAATTTATGAACGATTACACGGTTATGCTTGCAAGCAAGATTCGGGGAGAGGGCAAGTACAAAGCCTGGCTCGAACAAAACTGTTTGGGTTTTTAGGCAATCAAAGAGCAAAACAGCCGTGTAAAGGGTTAGCATTTTCATTACTTGACTATTTTGAAATGGTTGACGTTTTGGGTCACGCCATTCGACCAGATAAATGTGGCTCATTACTTGTTAGCCCTTGTACTTTACTCCAAGAACTTCAACTCGACAGTGACGAATGGTTAACTATATCAGCGCAATTTGGCCGTCATTTCACCTGTGCAGTAGGTGGAATCAATGAGCTTAGATACTTTGCACAACACACTCGGCGAGCCTGGGTCAGGCAAGTACGCATTAGATAACAATAACTTAATACCGATGAATTAGCCTGGGCAGAGCGCTACCCCTGTTTATTGTCTCACTTACTGATTTATTGTACCAACTCACATCAGCGACCTAAACGTTGTCTCACATACCCAAGTCATTCCCCCAATCAAAGTGAGCAGGCGATCGTATGATCGTTTTATGTCAAAAACTCAATTTATAAGGACAATTTATAAGGACAGTCATCTTCCACTGTCACACATCATGGTAAATAGAAAATAAAATTATTAATTAACATACTTATTTAAAATGATTTTTTAAAAGTTTTTAATGTTGAGAATAAAATGTTTTCAGGGTATTAATTGAGTGTCCATTTTTCCGTTGCTTGAGCTTGTGAGCTGTCTCAATATGCTTTGAAGAGATACTCACCTACTTTTTGACTGTACTATTGAACTTGGACAGTGCTATTGAACTGTTCTGCTGAGTTTGATGTGATTAAACTTTCTGTGTGTCCACAAAAAAGAGTGATTGTGGATGTTAGCTGCTCACAAAAACATGAGTGTCCCCTTGATGAATTTATGAGTGTCCACCTGATTTTTCTATTGTCTCGATCAATTACTGTTTTAAACGCCATGGTGCATGGTAAACATTAAACGTCTCTGAGCGGGTAAACCCAATCAGCGTGAGATCAAAACGCTGGGCAACTTGAATCGCTAGACTCGACGGTGCACCGACAGCGATAATGACACAAACGCCCGTGACCAACGCTTTTTGCATCAGCTCAAAACTGACACGCCCACTCAATACCAATACCCCTTGGGGATGCCACCGCTCGTGAGTAAGAAGATACCCGGTCACTTTATCCAATGCATTATGGCGTCCGACATCTTCCATGACGCATTGCCAATCACCTTGTGACCAATAACCGATGCCGTGAACGGCCCCCGTGGCAGCAAAGAGTACTTGTTGCTCTTTGAGCTCGTTGACAAGTCGCTTGACTCGTTCTGGTTTCAACCAATGCGAAGCCGTGTCTAAACAAGGCGAAAGTGTCAGCTGTAATCCTTTTAAAGTGTTTATACCGCAAATACCACAACTGGAGTGACTGACTTGATGGCGTGAACTCTGAGCGAGTTTTGGCACTGTATCTGGCGTGAAGATCACCAATTGATGATTGGCAGACCAGGTAGTGTGATCGTCATAATCTTGGATAACTTGGACAGAACAAAGAGAATCAATCACACCTTGGTTAATCAACAAACCGCGAATGAGATAAGTATCCATACCTGGCGTTCGCATCGTGACAAGCCATGGTTTGATGATTTCCTTATCCCCTTCCTGCCATTGCAAGCTAATTTGTAGCGGTTCTTCAACGATCACTTGATCGATACTTTGATTCGAGTGATTAATGTGATTGATATGGATCTTGGCCACATCCGCCAATGCTTTGGTTGTCATAACGCTATCGAGCCGCCAATTTAAAGTGCTCAAAGGAACATACTCTGAGCTTAGCATCAGTGCAAGTATTTGAGACTCCCGTGGCTTTACATTAGATTTACACAGCTAATACGTTGATTTACGGTTTTTTTCGTTATAATTGACCGATACTTTTCTTTTTGGTCCTCCAGTTACATGGCGATATGCCGTAGACACTTATGAAAAAACAATCCAAGTACCTTCTATTTATTATCGTCTTTATCGCGCTCATCGGTGGCACGGTTTATTTTTATTGGCGCCCTACCCCAGCTCCAGAATACGTGACCGAGCCCGTTCGTTACGGCTCAATTGAACAAACGGTCCTCGCCAATGGGATGATCCACGCCTCTAAACTCGTTTCAGTGGGTTCACAAGTGTCTGGCCAGATCAAAACGCTCGCCGTATCGCTAGGTCAAAAGGTAAAAAAAGGCGATTTAATCGCTCAAATCGATGATTTAACCCAGCGCAACACCTTAAAAGAAGCTCAAGCCTCATTGCAGAGTATTGATGCACAACTTAACGCCAAAAAAGCGCAAATCGAACAGGCAAAACTCGAATTTGAACGTCAGACTCGAATGTTAAAAGACAAGGCCAGTTCACAAGCCGACTTCGAGTCGGCCAAGGCGACATATCAGGTCTATCAGGCTGAATATCAACAATTATTGGCGGAAAGAAAGCAAGCGGTGATCAGCGTCGACAGCGCCAAACTCGATCTTAGCTACACCACCATTACCGCCACCATGGATGGCACGGTGGTTTACACCAGTGTATCTGAAGGCCAAACCGTCAATGCCAGTCAAAGTACCCCGACCATTGTCGAGCTTGCCAATCTAGACCAAATGACCATCAAAGCGGAAATTTCAGAAGCCGATGTCATTAATGTCAAACCCGGCCAAGCGGTGTACTTCACCATTCTCGGTCAATCTCAGCACCCCTTTCACACCACAGTGCGCGCCATTGAACCGGGTCCTACGTTGATGGATGGCGATGACAGCGATCTGACCTCAAGCGATGATGATGCGATTTATTACAATGGGTTATTTGATGTCGATAACCCAGACCAACAACTCCGTATCGGTATGACAGCGCAAGTCTCTATTGTCCTTGAGAAGGCCGAACACACGTTACTGGTGCCCGCTCAAGTACTGAAACCTGGTAAAAGGCCTGGACGTTATAATGTGCCTATCCTTGAAGATGGTCAGCTAGTCAACAAGCCGGTCAAAGTAGGCATTAACAATAAAATACAAGCACAGATCTTAGAAGGGTTAAACGAAGGGGATCGCGTTATCTTGGGTGCACCTTCACAAAATGCAAGCCAGTCTGGACGTCGCTCTGGCCCACCAATGAGGTTTTAATTGATGAGTCATCCACTATTACAAGTGAAAGGGTTGTCGCGTCACTTCGCAGCAGGTGATCAATCCTTGACTGTCCTCAACTCGGTTGACCTAATGGTAGAGCGTGGTGAAATGGTGGCGATTGTCGGCGCTTCTGGCTCAGGTAAGTCAACATTGATGAATATTCTTGGCTGCTTAGACCGGCCCAGTGAAGGCGACTATTGGATTAATGGACAGTCAACCAAATCCATGAGCCCTGATCAATTAGCCGCACTGCGCCGGGAATATTTTGGTTTTATCTTTCAGCGCTATCATTTGTTGAGCGATCTCGATGCCATTGGCAATGTCGAAGTGCCGGCTATCTACGCAGGCAAAGACAAAAGTGAGCGTCAGCAAAGAGCGGAATCTCTCCTAACCCGTTTAGGCCTAGAAAGCCGCCTTGATCACAAACCCAGTGAGCTCAGTGGGGGTCAGCAACAAAGAGTGAGCGTCGCTCGAGCCTTAATGAACGGCGGTGATGTCATTCTTGCCGATGAACCCACAGGGGCTTTGGACAGTCACAGTGGCCAAGAAATGATGGCCTTGTTACAAGAGCTCCATCATGCCGGCCATACGATTATTTTAGTTACTCACGATATGGATGTAGCCCAGTTTGCCGATAGGGTGATTGAAATTAAAGACGGGGAAATCATTCGCGATACCCAAAATCGGCAGAATAACGACGATTCCGATAAAAAACAGTCACTAGAAAAGCCCATAGCGACCTCAAAAAGTGCCGTCAGTTTGGCGATGGAATCACTGCGTGAAGCGTTCAAAATGGCAATCTTATCCATGGCCAGTCACAAATTACGGACATTTTTGACCATGCTGGGCATTATTATTGGCATCGCATCGGTCGTTTCCGTCGTGGCACTAGGGACAGGATCACAACAATCTATATTACAAAACATTGCGTCATTGGGAACCAATACCATTGATATCCGGCCCGGTACTGGCTTTGGCGACCGCCGGTCAGGTCGAGTGAGAACGCTCACCGCTTCTGATGCCCAGGCACTGACTCATTTATCTTATGTTGATAGTGTCACCCCAAGCCTCAATACCAGTGTCACGGTCCGCTATGAAAACCAGGCGGTCACTGCGACGGTCTCAGGCGTGGGTAAAGATTACTTTCGCGTCAAAGGTTACCAGTTATCACAAGGGCAATACTGGGATCAGCAAGACGAGCAAAACTTGGTACAAAACGCGGTGATTGACAATAATACCTTAAACGAAATGTTTCCTAATGCCAGCCCAATTGGCGAAGTGATCTTTGTGGGTACGCTACCCGTTAGAATCATTGGCGTAACCAAGAAAAAAGAAAGCGCGTTTGGCAATGACGATGCGCTAAAAATCTGGCTGCCCTACTCAACGGTGTCTGGCCGTATGGTTGGTCAACACTACCTTGACTCCATCAGTTTACGCATTGCCGATGACGCACCGAGTAATGCCGCAGAGCAAGGGATCATCAGTTTGTTAACCATGCGCCATGGCAAACAAGATTTTTTCACCATCAATACCGATACCATCAGGCAAAATATTGAAAAAACCACCTCTACCATGACCTTACTGATCTCGGCTATTGCGGTGATTTCATTGATTGTTGGAGGGATTGGGGTCATGAACATTATGCTTGTTTCCGTCACTGAACGCACCAAAGAGATCGGGGTGAGAATGGCCGTTGGCGCTCGGCAGGGTGATATATTACGTCAATTTCTCATCGAAGCCGTGTTGGTGTGTTTGATCGGTGGATTACTGGGGGTATTGCTGTCTTACTTGATTGGCTTGGCATTTTCTGCCTTTGGGTCTCATTTCACGCTCATTTACTCCACCAGTTCCATCATTGCCGCCTTTGTTTGTTCAACACTGATTGGGGTTTTATTTGGCTTTTTACCCGCCAAAAATGCCGCCAAACTCGACCCTGTTGATGCCTTAGCCAGAGATTAATCTATGAAACCTTTTCAAACCCTACGCGGTAGCGTGATTTCTTTTTGTTTGTTGGCCTTATGGGGTTGTACGAGCACTTCAGACGAGTCATTTAAAGCGCCAAAAGCGCAAGTCCCTCAAAACTGGTCACATGCCCTGCCGATCACCGCAGACAATACGCCTTGGTGGCAAACGTTCCAAGACCCTGAGCTCAATCGCCTCGTTGAACGGGTATTAAAGAGCAATAATGACTTGGCCAGCGCGACCTTAGCACTGCAAAAAGCGCGTTTAGAAGCGGGGCTCGCCGAAGATGATCTCAACCCACAACTTGCGTCTAGCACCACAGCCAGCAAACAAAAAAACCTGTCAACTGGCACCACTACAGACAGTTTTTCGACGTCGTTATCCGTGAGCTATGAAGTTGACCTTTGGGGCAAATTATCCGCCGATACCGATGCCTACGTCTGGGCAGCCAAAGCCAGCGAAGAAAACCGAGAAAGCATTGCCCAAAGCTTGATTGCCACCACAGCCACGCTGTATTGGCAAGTGGGGTATTTAAGTGAATTGGTTTCCTTAAACGAGCAAAACATTCAAGCAGCGCAAACCACATTAGAACTTACTGAAAAACAATATCAATACGGCTCGGTATCGCAACTCGATGTGATTGAAGCGCGGCGGACATTGGCGTCGTTACAAGCTTCACAAACTTCAGATCAGCAAGACCTTACCGAAGCGAAAAACGCCCTTGCCCTACTATTTAACCAAGCGCCGAACCCTGACATGACCGCCATTTCGCGCTTGCCGCAAGGCCCGTTACCCGAAATTGATGCCGGCATTCCCGCTGAACTTTTGCAACGCAGACCCGATGTCCGTTCCGCTCTCGCTACGCTCAGATCAAAAATTGCCTCACAACAAGCCACCGAAGCGAGTTATTTTCCGAGTTTGACCCTCACCAGCACGCTTGGCACGTCCTCTTCAGCGCTTGAAGA from the Vibrio sp. HB236076 genome contains:
- a CDS encoding formate dehydrogenase accessory sulfurtransferase FdhD, with amino-acid sequence MTTKALADVAKIHINHINHSNQSIDQVIVEEPLQISLQWQEGDKEIIKPWLVTMRTPGMDTYLIRGLLINQGVIDSLCSVQVIQDYDDHTTWSANHQLVIFTPDTVPKLAQSSRHQVSHSSCGICGINTLKGLQLTLSPCLDTASHWLKPERVKRLVNELKEQQVLFAATGAVHGIGYWSQGDWQCVMEDVGRHNALDKVTGYLLTHERWHPQGVLVLSGRVSFELMQKALVTGVCVIIAVGAPSSLAIQVAQRFDLTLIGFTRSETFNVYHAPWRLKQ
- a CDS encoding MacB family efflux pump subunit, with the translated sequence MSHPLLQVKGLSRHFAAGDQSLTVLNSVDLMVERGEMVAIVGASGSGKSTLMNILGCLDRPSEGDYWINGQSTKSMSPDQLAALRREYFGFIFQRYHLLSDLDAIGNVEVPAIYAGKDKSERQQRAESLLTRLGLESRLDHKPSELSGGQQQRVSVARALMNGGDVILADEPTGALDSHSGQEMMALLQELHHAGHTIILVTHDMDVAQFADRVIEIKDGEIIRDTQNRQNNDDSDKKQSLEKPIATSKSAVSLAMESLREAFKMAILSMASHKLRTFLTMLGIIIGIASVVSVVALGTGSQQSILQNIASLGTNTIDIRPGTGFGDRRSGRVRTLTASDAQALTHLSYVDSVTPSLNTSVTVRYENQAVTATVSGVGKDYFRVKGYQLSQGQYWDQQDEQNLVQNAVIDNNTLNEMFPNASPIGEVIFVGTLPVRIIGVTKKKESAFGNDDALKIWLPYSTVSGRMVGQHYLDSISLRIADDAPSNAAEQGIISLLTMRHGKQDFFTINTDTIRQNIEKTTSTMTLLISAIAVISLIVGGIGVMNIMLVSVTERTKEIGVRMAVGARQGDILRQFLIEAVLVCLIGGLLGVLLSYLIGLAFSAFGSHFTLIYSTSSIIAAFVCSTLIGVLFGFLPAKNAAKLDPVDALARD
- a CDS encoding efflux RND transporter periplasmic adaptor subunit encodes the protein MKKQSKYLLFIIVFIALIGGTVYFYWRPTPAPEYVTEPVRYGSIEQTVLANGMIHASKLVSVGSQVSGQIKTLAVSLGQKVKKGDLIAQIDDLTQRNTLKEAQASLQSIDAQLNAKKAQIEQAKLEFERQTRMLKDKASSQADFESAKATYQVYQAEYQQLLAERKQAVISVDSAKLDLSYTTITATMDGTVVYTSVSEGQTVNASQSTPTIVELANLDQMTIKAEISEADVINVKPGQAVYFTILGQSQHPFHTTVRAIEPGPTLMDGDDSDLTSSDDDAIYYNGLFDVDNPDQQLRIGMTAQVSIVLEKAEHTLLVPAQVLKPGKRPGRYNVPILEDGQLVNKPVKVGINNKIQAQILEGLNEGDRVILGAPSQNASQSGRRSGPPMRF
- a CDS encoding transposase, which encodes MTQARSSLISLQDTPYYHCISRCVRKAYLCGEDQQSGQCFDHRKIWLIERIRLLSQVFSIDICAYAIMSNHYHLVLHVDEKKAKGWSNYQVIQRWTKLYRPLPLIERYSNNELTEKPEIDCAEKIIHQWRERLMDISWFMKNLNEYIARQANKEDQCTGRFWEGRFKSQALLDERALLSCMAYVDLNPVHSGLVNRLEDSEFTSIYERLHGYACKQDSGRGQVQSLARTKLFGFLGNQRAKQPCKGLAFSLLDYFEMVDVLGHAIRPDKCGSLLVSPCTLLQELQLDSDEWLTISAQFGRHFTCAVGGINELRYFAQHTRRAWVRQVRIR
- a CDS encoding efflux transporter outer membrane subunit: MKPFQTLRGSVISFCLLALWGCTSTSDESFKAPKAQVPQNWSHALPITADNTPWWQTFQDPELNRLVERVLKSNNDLASATLALQKARLEAGLAEDDLNPQLASSTTASKQKNLSTGTTTDSFSTSLSVSYEVDLWGKLSADTDAYVWAAKASEENRESIAQSLIATTATLYWQVGYLSELVSLNEQNIQAAQTTLELTEKQYQYGSVSQLDVIEARRTLASLQASQTSDQQDLTEAKNALALLFNQAPNPDMTAISRLPQGPLPEIDAGIPAELLQRRPDVRSALATLRSKIASQQATEASYFPSLTLTSTLGTSSSALEDLLRNPIGTLGAGLTLPFLQWNEMKIQEQIADINVKSAIIDYRQTLYSAFQDVENALSARQQYQEQYTYLTTQYQAALAAETIYQSRYQYGSASLIDWLDAQEDRRDVEADLLENRYNQYQTQATLYQALGDAPPIASTSQ